A single region of the Brassica rapa cultivar Chiifu-401-42 chromosome A03, CAAS_Brap_v3.01, whole genome shotgun sequence genome encodes:
- the LOC103861026 gene encoding floral homeotic protein AGAMOUS isoform X1 — protein MADLEPFSRTFVHAFLGFLFLIDQFCPKYSWFCSMSNMAYQMELGGDSSPQRKSAGRGKIEIKRIENTTNRQVTFCKRRNGLLKKAYELSVLCDAEVTLIVFSSRGRLYEYSNNSVKGTIERYKKAISDNTNTGTVAEINGQYYQQESAKLRQQIISIQNSNRQLMGETIGSMSPKELRNLEGRLDRSINRIRSKKNELLFAEIDYMQKRSMQEVDLHSENQRLRAKIAENERNNPSMNLMPGGYEQTMQPPQTQSQPFDSRNYFQVAALQPNNHHYSSAGRQDQTALQLV, from the exons ATGGCAGATCTGGAGCCTTTTTCAAGAACCTTTGTTCATGCTTTTCTTGGATTCTTGTTTTTGATTGATCAATTTTGCCCTAAATATTCATGGTTTTGTAGCATGTCAAACATGGCCTACCAAATGGAGCTAGGAGGAGATTCCTCTCCACAGAGGAAATCTGCAGGGAGAGGAAAGATCGAAATCAAACGGATCGAGAACACAACAAATCGCCAAGTCACTTTCTGCAAACGCAGAAATGGTTTGCTCAAGAAAGCTTACGAACTCTCTGTTCTTTGTGATGCTGAAGTCACACTCATCGTCTTCTCTAGCCGTGGCCGTCTCTATGAATACTCAAACAACAG TGTAAAAGGGACAATCGAGAGGTACAAGAAGGCAATATCGGATAATACTAACACCGGAACCGTGGCAGAAATTAACGGACAG TATTACCAACAAGAATCGGCCAAATTGCGTCAACAAATTATCAGCATACAAAACTCGAACAG GCAATTGATGGGTGAGACAATAGGGTCAATGTCTCCCAAAGAGCTTAGGAATTTGGAAGGCAGGTTAGACAGAAGTATTAATCGAATCCGATCCAAGAAG AATGAACTCTTATTCGCTGAAATTGACTACATGCAGAAGCGA TCTATGCAGGAAGTTGATTTGCATAGTGAGAACCAGCGTCTTCGTGCTAAG ATAGCTGAAAATGAGAGGAACAATCCAAGTATGAATCTTATGCCAGGAGGATACGAACAGACTATGCAGCCGCCTCAAACGCAATCTCAACCGTTTGATTCACGGAACTATTTCCAAGTCGCTGCATTGCAACCTAACAATCACCATTACTCATCCGCAGGTCGCCAAGACCAAACCGCTCTTCAGTTAGt GTAA
- the LOC103861026 gene encoding floral homeotic protein AGAMOUS isoform X2, which produces MADLEPFSRTFVHAFLGFLFLIDQFCPKYSWFCSMSNMAYQMELGGDSSPQRKSAGRGKIEIKRIENTTNRQVTFCKRRNGLLKKAYELSVLCDAEVTLIVFSSRGRLYEYSNNSVKGTIERYKKAISDNTNTGTVAEINGQYYQQESAKLRQQIISIQNSNRQLMGETIGSMSPKELRNLEGRLDRSINRIRSKKNELLFAEIDYMQKREVDLHSENQRLRAKIAENERNNPSMNLMPGGYEQTMQPPQTQSQPFDSRNYFQVAALQPNNHHYSSAGRQDQTALQLV; this is translated from the exons ATGGCAGATCTGGAGCCTTTTTCAAGAACCTTTGTTCATGCTTTTCTTGGATTCTTGTTTTTGATTGATCAATTTTGCCCTAAATATTCATGGTTTTGTAGCATGTCAAACATGGCCTACCAAATGGAGCTAGGAGGAGATTCCTCTCCACAGAGGAAATCTGCAGGGAGAGGAAAGATCGAAATCAAACGGATCGAGAACACAACAAATCGCCAAGTCACTTTCTGCAAACGCAGAAATGGTTTGCTCAAGAAAGCTTACGAACTCTCTGTTCTTTGTGATGCTGAAGTCACACTCATCGTCTTCTCTAGCCGTGGCCGTCTCTATGAATACTCAAACAACAG TGTAAAAGGGACAATCGAGAGGTACAAGAAGGCAATATCGGATAATACTAACACCGGAACCGTGGCAGAAATTAACGGACAG TATTACCAACAAGAATCGGCCAAATTGCGTCAACAAATTATCAGCATACAAAACTCGAACAG GCAATTGATGGGTGAGACAATAGGGTCAATGTCTCCCAAAGAGCTTAGGAATTTGGAAGGCAGGTTAGACAGAAGTATTAATCGAATCCGATCCAAGAAG AATGAACTCTTATTCGCTGAAATTGACTACATGCAGAAGCGA GAAGTTGATTTGCATAGTGAGAACCAGCGTCTTCGTGCTAAG ATAGCTGAAAATGAGAGGAACAATCCAAGTATGAATCTTATGCCAGGAGGATACGAACAGACTATGCAGCCGCCTCAAACGCAATCTCAACCGTTTGATTCACGGAACTATTTCCAAGTCGCTGCATTGCAACCTAACAATCACCATTACTCATCCGCAGGTCGCCAAGACCAAACCGCTCTTCAGTTAGt GTAA
- the LOC103861026 gene encoding floral homeotic protein AGAMOUS isoform X3, whose translation MADLEPFSRTFVHAFLGFLFLIDQFCPKYSWFCSMSNMAYQMELGGDSSPQRKSAGRGKIEIKRIENTTNRQVTFCKRRNGLLKKAYELSVLCDAEVTLIVFSSRGRLYEYSNNSVKGTIERYKKAISDNTNTGTVAEINGQYYQQESAKLRQQIISIQNSNRQLMGETIGSMSPKELRNLEGRLDRSINRIRSKKNELLFAEIDYMQKREVDLHSENQRLRAKIAENERNNPSMNLMPGGYEQTMQPPQTQSQPFDSRNYFQVAALQPNNHHYSSAGRQDQTALQLV comes from the exons ATGGCAGATCTGGAGCCTTTTTCAAGAACCTTTGTTCATGCTTTTCTTGGATTCTTGTTTTTGATTGATCAATTTTGCCCTAAATATTCATGGTTTTGTAGCATGTCAAACATGGCCTACCAAATGGAGCTAGGAGGAGATTCCTCTCCACAGAGGAAATCTGCAGGGAGAGGAAAGATCGAAATCAAACGGATCGAGAACACAACAAATCGCCAAGTCACTTTCTGCAAACGCAGAAATGGTTTGCTCAAGAAAGCTTACGAACTCTCTGTTCTTTGTGATGCTGAAGTCACACTCATCGTCTTCTCTAGCCGTGGCCGTCTCTATGAATACTCAAACAACAG TGTAAAAGGGACAATCGAGAGGTACAAGAAGGCAATATCGGATAATACTAACACCGGAACCGTGGCAGAAATTAACGGACAG TATTACCAACAAGAATCGGCCAAATTGCGTCAACAAATTATCAGCATACAAAACTCGAACAG GCAATTGATGGGTGAGACAATAGGGTCAATGTCTCCCAAAGAGCTTAGGAATTTGGAAGGCAGGTTAGACAGAAGTATTAATCGAATCCGATCCAAGAAG AATGAACTCTTATTCGCTGAAATTGACTACATGCAGAAGCGA GAAGTTGATTTGCATAGTGAGAACCAGCGTCTTCGTGCTAAG ATAGCTGAAAATGAGAGGAACAATCCAAGTATGAATCTTATGCCAGGAGGATACGAACAGACTATGCAGCCGCCTCAAACGCAATCTCAACCGTTTGATTCACGGAACTATTTCCAAGTCGCTGCATTGCAACCTAACAATCACCATTACTCATCCGCAGGTCGCCAAGACCAAACCGCTCTTCAGTTAGtgtaa
- the LOC103861026 gene encoding floral homeotic protein AGAMOUS isoform X4, giving the protein MSNMAYQMELGGDSSPQRKSAGRGKIEIKRIENTTNRQVTFCKRRNGLLKKAYELSVLCDAEVTLIVFSSRGRLYEYSNNSVKGTIERYKKAISDNTNTGTVAEINGQYYQQESAKLRQQIISIQNSNRQLMGETIGSMSPKELRNLEGRLDRSINRIRSKKNELLFAEIDYMQKRSMQEVDLHSENQRLRAKIAENERNNPSMNLMPGGYEQTMQPPQTQSQPFDSRNYFQVAALQPNNHHYSSAGRQDQTALQLV; this is encoded by the exons ATGTCAAACATGGCCTACCAAATGGAGCTAGGAGGAGATTCCTCTCCACAGAGGAAATCTGCAGGGAGAGGAAAGATCGAAATCAAACGGATCGAGAACACAACAAATCGCCAAGTCACTTTCTGCAAACGCAGAAATGGTTTGCTCAAGAAAGCTTACGAACTCTCTGTTCTTTGTGATGCTGAAGTCACACTCATCGTCTTCTCTAGCCGTGGCCGTCTCTATGAATACTCAAACAACAG TGTAAAAGGGACAATCGAGAGGTACAAGAAGGCAATATCGGATAATACTAACACCGGAACCGTGGCAGAAATTAACGGACAG TATTACCAACAAGAATCGGCCAAATTGCGTCAACAAATTATCAGCATACAAAACTCGAACAG GCAATTGATGGGTGAGACAATAGGGTCAATGTCTCCCAAAGAGCTTAGGAATTTGGAAGGCAGGTTAGACAGAAGTATTAATCGAATCCGATCCAAGAAG AATGAACTCTTATTCGCTGAAATTGACTACATGCAGAAGCGA TCTATGCAGGAAGTTGATTTGCATAGTGAGAACCAGCGTCTTCGTGCTAAG ATAGCTGAAAATGAGAGGAACAATCCAAGTATGAATCTTATGCCAGGAGGATACGAACAGACTATGCAGCCGCCTCAAACGCAATCTCAACCGTTTGATTCACGGAACTATTTCCAAGTCGCTGCATTGCAACCTAACAATCACCATTACTCATCCGCAGGTCGCCAAGACCAAACCGCTCTTCAGTTAGt GTAA